A stretch of DNA from Streptobacillus ratti:
GAAAGTAAAGGATTAATTACATATATGAGAACGGACTCTATAAGAGTTTCTGAGGAAGCAAAATTTGAAGCAAAAAAATATATAGAAAAAAAATATGGAAAAGAATATATAGGAAACTATTATGTATCTGATAAAAAAAATATACAAGATGCTCATGAGGGTATAAGACCCACAGATATTAACTTGGTTCCTGAAAAAATAGAAAAATATTTAACTAATGATGAATTTAAATTATATAAATTAATTTGGGATAGATTTTTAGTTTCTCAATTTGCTAATGTAAAATATGATCAAATGCAGATTATTGCATCAAAAGATGAATATATATTTAAGGGTAATATAAATAAAATTACTTTTGATGGATATTATAAAATATTTAAAAGTGAGGATATGATACAAACTGGAGATTTCCCTGAATTAAAAGAAAATAAGGAATATAAGATTGATGAAATTTTAACTAAAACAGGGGATACAAAACCACCAGCTAGATATTCAGAAGCATCATTAATAAAAAAACTTGAAAGTTTAGGTATAGGAAGACCATCTACTTATGCAAGTATAATTGATGCAATTAAAGAAAAAAAATATGTAGATATAGTTGAAAAAAGATTAATACCTACAGTTTTTGGAAAAGAAGTAAAAACATTACTTGAAAATAATTTTAAAAATATTATGAATGTTAAATTTACTGCTGGTATGGAAAGTAAGCTTGATGATGTTGCTACAGGTAAAACTTTTTGGGTTGATTTACTTAAAGAATTCTATAATCATCTTTTAACTGAAATGGATGTATATAAGCAAAAAGTTGATGAACTTAAAAATAAAGTTATATATACAGATATGGAATGTAGTAGTGGTAAAGGTAGAATGATATTAAAAAGTGGAAGTTTTGGTAAATATATAGTTTGTGAATTTGATAGTAGTGATAAAATCTCAATACAAGGTATAGAATTAACTGAAGAAGATATTAACAAAGATATAGTTGAGATAAAAGATAAAGTAAAAGAATTAATAGAGATAAAAAAAGGACTTAAAACTGATATGGTTACTCCTAATGGAAGTCAATATTTATTAAAAATTGGGAGATTTGGAGAATATCTTGAAAGTGAAGATTATGAAAATGATAAGTTAAGAAAACCTTTAACTAAAGATTTAAAAACTAAAATTAAAAAAGGGACGTTAAAACCCGTAGATGGAGTATATTTATTAAAAGAATACTTTGATAAGTTAGATAGTGAAAATGAAAAAATACTTGAGCTTGCTGGAAAATGTGAAAAATGTGGAAGTGAATTTAATATTAAAATTGGAAGATTTGGTAAATTTTTAGCATGTAGTGGATATCCACAATGTGAGAATATAAAGA
This window harbors:
- the topA gene encoding type I DNA topoisomerase, encoding MAKNLVIVESPSKAKTIEKILGSNYEVLASVGHCIDLPKSKIGIDIQNDFKPDYKIIKGKKDILEKLKEKSKKANKVFLASDLDREGEAIAWHISKYINQDSKVKRIKFNEITKTAISNAIRNPRDIDTNLVNSQQARRLLDRIVGYKISPLLWPIVGKKASAGRVQSVSLKLICDLEEEIKNFVSQKYYELDILIAKDIRLNLSEINGEKIDKIFDERIFKKALSDLENNKVIIDEIKISKKSQRPPVVFKTSTLQQLASSYLGFNATKTMRVAQRLYEGLNIDGESKGLITYMRTDSIRVSEEAKFEAKKYIEKKYGKEYIGNYYVSDKKNIQDAHEGIRPTDINLVPEKIEKYLTNDEFKLYKLIWDRFLVSQFANVKYDQMQIIASKDEYIFKGNINKITFDGYYKIFKSEDMIQTGDFPELKENKEYKIDEILTKTGDTKPPARYSEASLIKKLESLGIGRPSTYASIIDAIKEKKYVDIVEKRLIPTVFGKEVKTLLENNFKNIMNVKFTAGMESKLDDVATGKTFWVDLLKEFYNHLLTEMDVYKQKVDELKNKVIYTDMECSSGKGRMILKSGSFGKYIVCEFDSSDKISIQGIELTEEDINKDIVEIKDKVKELIEIKKGLKTDMVTPNGSQYLLKIGRFGEYLESEDYENDKLRKPLTKDLKTKIKKGTLKPVDGVYLLKEYFDKLDSENEKILELAGKCEKCGSEFNIKIGRFGKFLACSGYPQCENIKKIPKTDTAKKNVTKNKSKAKTTKKIKKK